From the genome of Thermococcus chitonophagus, one region includes:
- a CDS encoding DUF504 domain-containing protein, whose amino-acid sequence MRKGTVKEVLAKIKYDPRENEEDYYIVIEHRGAYGNVRKIPVKLIELGHGYFFVGETQIPYHRILKVVRKDGRIVWETRKNR is encoded by the coding sequence ATGAGGAAGGGAACCGTTAAGGAAGTTCTGGCTAAGATAAAGTACGATCCCAGGGAGAACGAGGAAGATTATTACATCGTAATAGAGCACAGGGGAGCGTACGGTAACGTGAGGAAGATCCCGGTTAAGCTGATCGAGCTTGGCCACGGCTACTTCTTCGTTGGAGAGACCCAGATACCCTACCACAGAATACTGAAGGTGGTAAGGAAGGATGGCAGGATCGTATGGGAAACTAGGAAGAATAGGTAG
- a CDS encoding sulfide/dihydroorotate dehydrogenase-like FAD/NAD-binding protein translates to MGYKITAKRDLSPIDYMVEVEAPHVARSWKPGQFVVFILHEKGERIPMSVFKAENGKVMMFIRKLGKTSLQLYYEFNVGDELYSFLGPLGKPIKIKEYGNVVFASDAVCGHAENYALLKAMKEAGNYTISVQTFEDKNHVYPEEFLAKSVADEHYLTTLDGSAGIKGHYLDVVKKLIEEDKVDIIFAGGGLRNLAKLAELTRPYGIPTYATVRQIMVDGTGMCGSCRVLYNGEVKFACRDGPVFDAHKIDWEDAINRNYNRFIEQEKLAKELYLKYLKEKGVM, encoded by the coding sequence GTGGGGTACAAAATTACAGCCAAAAGAGATCTCAGCCCCATCGATTATATGGTAGAAGTTGAGGCACCTCACGTCGCCAGATCATGGAAGCCAGGACAGTTCGTTGTCTTCATACTCCATGAGAAGGGAGAGAGAATCCCAATGTCCGTATTCAAAGCCGAGAACGGAAAAGTAATGATGTTCATAAGAAAGTTAGGGAAGACCAGCTTACAGCTGTACTACGAGTTTAATGTTGGAGACGAGCTCTACAGCTTCCTGGGGCCACTAGGAAAGCCGATAAAGATTAAAGAGTATGGAAATGTTGTATTCGCCTCAGATGCTGTCTGCGGTCATGCCGAGAATTATGCACTGCTCAAGGCCATGAAAGAGGCCGGGAACTACACGATCTCAGTACAGACGTTTGAGGACAAGAACCACGTGTATCCGGAGGAGTTCCTAGCAAAGTCCGTTGCCGATGAGCACTATCTAACGACGTTGGACGGTTCTGCGGGAATTAAGGGACACTACCTTGATGTTGTCAAGAAGCTGATTGAGGAGGACAAAGTGGATATAATTTTTGCAGGAGGAGGGCTTAGGAACCTAGCGAAGCTTGCAGAACTTACAAGACCATACGGAATTCCAACCTACGCAACGGTCAGGCAGATAATGGTTGATGGAACTGGAATGTGCGGTTCTTGTAGGGTTCTCTACAACGGTGAAGTTAAGTTCGCGTGCAGAGACGGCCCGGTTTTCGATGCACACAAGATAGACTGGGAAGATGCAATCAACAGGAACTACAACAGGTTTATCGAGCAGGAAAAGCTCGCGAAGGAGCTCTATCTTAAGTACTTGAAGGAGAAGGGGGTGATGTGA
- a CDS encoding DUF7343 domain-containing protein: protein MKKLLLSVILLILLSPLSSAYIVETLEVHVWHDGNVTIDERIYPEDYEIKIKVPVFGENVRDIIVLSNDGRALPYTIQGNMILIHVYNATKVRVIYTASGLVSNMGSLWELKLHLNRCPAKIILPKDAKIVGLSDIPIEVTNNTLIIGPGNVTVYYTYPEIIRKEGSIFSKRLIVILLLLVGMAIGILSRFRKKSSTQKLPYSEDKLAKLAKQYNLNDDEVRAIKYLLEVGGKSSQAELRKALDLPKTTVWRMVRRLEQMGLIKVYKVGRENWVELKIDMHKFT, encoded by the coding sequence GTGAAAAAACTTCTACTTTCAGTAATCCTCCTCATTCTCCTATCCCCTTTATCCTCTGCATATATAGTCGAAACGCTAGAGGTGCACGTATGGCACGATGGTAATGTAACTATTGACGAAAGAATATATCCAGAAGACTATGAAATAAAAATCAAAGTTCCAGTTTTTGGAGAAAATGTAAGGGATATTATTGTTCTCTCAAATGATGGAAGAGCACTTCCCTACACTATTCAGGGAAACATGATACTGATCCATGTATACAATGCAACGAAGGTTAGGGTAATATACACAGCAAGTGGGCTTGTATCTAACATGGGTAGCCTCTGGGAGCTGAAACTACACCTCAACAGGTGCCCAGCCAAGATAATTCTCCCCAAAGATGCAAAAATAGTTGGACTATCCGACATCCCCATAGAGGTAACAAACAACACACTCATAATCGGCCCAGGAAATGTTACCGTATACTACACATATCCGGAGATCATAAGAAAAGAGGGTAGCATATTCTCCAAAAGGCTTATCGTAATTCTGCTTCTTTTAGTCGGAATGGCTATTGGAATACTTTCCAGATTCAGGAAGAAGTCAAGCACTCAGAAGCTTCCGTATTCTGAAGACAAGCTTGCAAAATTAGCGAAGCAGTACAATCTCAACGACGATGAAGTTAGGGCGATTAAGTACTTACTAGAGGTTGGGGGGAAGTCCAGCCAAGCTGAACTTAGAAAGGCTCTTGATCTCCCGAAAACAACCGTGTGGAGGATGGTTCGTAGGTTGGAGCAGATGGGTTTAATAAAGGTATACAAGGTAGGAAGGGAGAACTGGGTTGAGCTGAAAATCGATATGCATAAATTTACATAA
- the cutA gene encoding divalent-cation tolerance protein CutA: MIIVYTTFPDWESADKAVKALLEERLIACANLREHKAFYWWQGKIEEDKEVGAILKTKDELWDEVRRRLKELHPYTVPAIIKIKVEDVNEEYLKWLVEETK; this comes from the coding sequence ATGATAATCGTCTACACGACCTTTCCAGATTGGGAGAGCGCTGATAAAGCCGTGAAGGCTCTGCTAGAGGAGAGGCTGATTGCCTGTGCTAACTTAAGGGAGCACAAGGCCTTCTACTGGTGGCAGGGGAAGATAGAGGAGGACAAAGAAGTAGGAGCAATCCTGAAGACAAAGGATGAGCTCTGGGATGAAGTGAGGAGAAGGCTTAAGGAGTTGCATCCTTACACGGTTCCGGCGATAATAAAGATAAAAGTGGAAGACGTAAACGAGGAGTATCTGAAGTGGCTGGTTGAAGAGACCAAATGA
- a CDS encoding MBL fold metallo-hydrolase, whose amino-acid sequence MIPIEIKPNILMLKGVHLDSNVYFLKSRDEVLIVDTGTGVYWNRYISVAEREGYLDVEKVYIFNTHEHFDHVGGNEAFRRYFNEKGVEVVFVAHELTAKTLEGGDDYVILSFYYGRRFKPQKVQIKLRDNDYLRVGEVELRLIHTPGHTQGSSCLYYEEEEIMFTGDTVFLGIYGRTDLPTGDFEELVKSLEELREFRVRLGLPGHGGIIKDWRANLEGILGELL is encoded by the coding sequence ATGATACCCATCGAGATAAAGCCGAACATCTTAATGCTGAAGGGAGTTCACCTCGATTCAAACGTCTACTTCCTCAAGAGTCGTGATGAGGTCTTGATAGTCGATACGGGAACTGGAGTTTACTGGAATAGATACATAAGCGTAGCTGAGAGGGAGGGCTATCTAGACGTTGAGAAGGTGTACATCTTCAACACTCACGAGCACTTTGATCACGTTGGAGGCAATGAAGCTTTCAGGAGATACTTCAACGAAAAAGGCGTTGAGGTAGTGTTCGTTGCCCATGAGCTTACCGCCAAGACCCTGGAGGGGGGAGACGATTACGTAATACTGTCCTTTTACTACGGGAGGAGGTTTAAGCCTCAGAAGGTTCAAATAAAGCTGAGGGATAACGATTACCTCAGGGTAGGTGAGGTTGAGCTCAGGTTAATCCACACCCCGGGCCACACCCAGGGGAGTTCCTGCCTGTACTATGAGGAAGAGGAGATAATGTTCACCGGAGACACAGTTTTCCTGGGGATTTATGGAAGAACCGATCTTCCCACTGGCGACTTTGAGGAGCTAGTTAAATCCCTAGAGGAGCTGAGAGAGTTCAGGGTCAGGCTAGGCCTCCCGGGGCACGGAGGGATAATTAAGGACTGGAGGGCAAACCTTGAGGGGATCCTGGGGGAGCTCCTATGA
- a CDS encoding ABC transporter ATP-binding protein, which yields MLEIENLVAGYGKVPIIGPISLRVNHGEVIVLWGPNGTGKTTLLRTIASLLKPLEGSIILDGKPISKVKKKIFLLDERVHLPGSLKAIEYLKLIGALYESDQIPYQEILKHIGIPPNILIFNLSQGQKRRLQLASTLTAETAELFLIDDPTVGLDDISVKVLIPWIIKQLADMEKIILISTRTEFLKELLKDARVIDVTKYSRALPKT from the coding sequence ATGCTGGAGATAGAGAACCTTGTTGCAGGTTATGGTAAAGTACCTATTATAGGTCCAATAAGCTTACGAGTAAATCACGGTGAAGTTATAGTGCTTTGGGGTCCCAACGGAACAGGAAAAACAACGCTCTTAAGGACTATAGCATCATTATTAAAACCTCTAGAGGGGAGTATAATTCTAGATGGAAAACCAATATCAAAAGTTAAAAAAAAGATATTCCTGCTTGACGAGCGAGTTCATCTTCCAGGGAGTCTGAAAGCTATAGAATACCTAAAACTTATCGGGGCACTATATGAGAGTGATCAAATTCCATATCAAGAGATTCTCAAGCATATAGGCATTCCGCCAAATATATTGATCTTTAACCTCTCTCAAGGCCAGAAGAGAAGACTCCAACTAGCTAGTACACTTACAGCAGAGACGGCAGAACTTTTCTTAATTGATGATCCAACTGTAGGTCTTGACGATATTAGTGTTAAGGTTTTAATCCCATGGATCATTAAACAATTGGCAGATATGGAAAAAATAATACTCATTTCAACGAGAACAGAATTTTTGAAAGAACTATTAAAAGACGCAAGGGTCATTGATGTCACAAAATATAGTAGAGCTCTACCAAAAACCTAA
- a CDS encoding peroxiredoxin, whose amino-acid sequence MEMVVIGEKFPEVEVKTTHGVIKLPDYFARQGKWFVLFSHPADFTPVCTTEFYAMQKRVEEFRKLGVEPIGLSVDQVFAHIKWMEWIKDNLGVEIDFPVIADDRGELAEKLGMIPSGATITARAVFVVDDKGVIRAIVYYPAEVGRDWDEILRLVKALKISTEKGVALPHKWPNNELIGDKVIIPPASTVEEKKQREEAKAKGEIECYDWWFCYKKLE is encoded by the coding sequence ATCGAAATGGTAGTGATAGGAGAAAAGTTCCCAGAAGTTGAGGTAAAGACCACCCACGGGGTAATTAAGTTGCCCGACTACTTCGCGAGGCAGGGCAAGTGGTTCGTCCTCTTCAGCCACCCAGCTGATTTCACCCCCGTCTGTACGACCGAGTTCTATGCAATGCAGAAGAGGGTTGAGGAGTTCAGGAAGCTTGGCGTCGAACCAATAGGGCTCAGCGTTGACCAAGTTTTCGCCCACATTAAGTGGATGGAGTGGATAAAGGACAACCTCGGTGTCGAGATCGACTTCCCGGTTATAGCCGATGACAGGGGAGAGCTTGCCGAGAAGCTCGGCATGATCCCGAGCGGTGCAACGATCACAGCTAGGGCAGTCTTTGTCGTTGACGACAAGGGAGTAATAAGGGCCATAGTTTACTACCCAGCGGAAGTCGGCAGGGACTGGGACGAGATACTCAGACTGGTTAAGGCCCTCAAGATAAGCACGGAGAAGGGAGTTGCACTTCCACACAAGTGGCCGAACAACGAGCTCATCGGGGACAAGGTAATCATCCCACCGGCCAGCACCGTGGAGGAGAAGAAGCAGAGGGAAGAGGCTAAGGCCAAGGGCGAGATCGAGTGCTACGACTGGTGGTTCTGCTACAAAAAGCTTGAGTGA
- a CDS encoding thermonuclease family protein, whose amino-acid sequence MAGSYGKLGRIGSLILVFLILGCLSSQPQVLHGKVVRVVDGDTLYVKLDSGEVVKVRLVGIDAPELEAELMRPGEYRGVHNITCLVKYAYIAKEFLTNVTLGREVTLEFDSKQGRKDKYGRLLAYIYVNGTDVNELILEKGLARVFYEKRFDKMGEYLRIEEEARKKKLGLWGCN is encoded by the coding sequence ATGGCAGGATCGTATGGGAAACTAGGAAGAATAGGTAGCTTAATTCTGGTATTTTTGATCCTTGGATGCCTGTCCTCTCAGCCCCAGGTTTTACACGGGAAAGTCGTTAGGGTAGTTGATGGAGATACCCTCTACGTGAAGCTCGACAGCGGAGAAGTTGTGAAGGTCCGGCTCGTTGGAATAGACGCTCCAGAACTTGAAGCAGAGCTCATGAGGCCTGGTGAGTACAGGGGAGTTCACAATATCACCTGCCTAGTCAAGTACGCCTATATAGCGAAGGAGTTCCTAACCAACGTTACCCTGGGCAGGGAGGTGACCTTGGAGTTTGACTCGAAGCAGGGGAGGAAGGATAAATACGGAAGGCTTCTCGCCTATATATATGTGAACGGAACCGATGTGAACGAGCTGATACTCGAGAAAGGGCTGGCTAGGGTATTTTACGAGAAGAGGTTTGACAAGATGGGTGAGTACTTAAGAATTGAGGAGGAAGCAAGGAAGAAAAAGCTGGGCCTGTGGGGTTGTAACTAA
- a CDS encoding 60S ribosomal export protein NMD3, giving the protein MRFCYRCGISEEEGGPLINGLCQVCFRKENPILLLPGEINTELCQNCGSYKKRGVWIDPQNYELDALIFEVAENALLEAIEDSLDKVREFDVVDWEELEEVEEIPVGKAFVAFRVLDYHIEHFPAIIVYEIRVKARIHELQVEPHDETVTTTVYIRQTVCPRCQKFLAGYYEAILQVRVEDREFTKEEREEITKLVQEKVDEIMQRDRMGFIQDTIEKEEGIDFYMGSTSAARKLANAIREKYGGVISEAYELVGLDRQTSKEVYRTSVTIRLPKFRKGDVVEDRHGRVYRVESVDGKGMRLKNLETWESDHFDWKTVKREKIDLAEHEERKALLMGQTPTEAQFMDMETYETFEVRKPKEKLEDGEVYKIVKVKGRLYIKEKEGGE; this is encoded by the coding sequence ATGAGGTTCTGTTACCGTTGCGGGATAAGCGAGGAAGAGGGAGGCCCTCTCATCAACGGACTCTGTCAAGTGTGCTTTAGAAAGGAGAACCCAATTCTCCTACTGCCCGGCGAGATAAATACTGAGCTCTGCCAGAACTGTGGGAGTTACAAGAAGAGGGGAGTCTGGATTGATCCTCAGAATTATGAACTTGATGCATTAATATTTGAAGTTGCTGAAAATGCCCTCCTCGAGGCCATAGAGGATTCTCTAGACAAGGTTAGGGAATTTGACGTCGTTGACTGGGAAGAGCTCGAGGAAGTAGAGGAGATACCGGTGGGAAAGGCCTTCGTGGCCTTTAGGGTTCTCGACTACCACATAGAGCACTTTCCCGCAATAATAGTGTACGAGATAAGGGTCAAAGCTAGGATACACGAGCTTCAGGTTGAACCTCACGATGAAACTGTAACAACGACGGTTTACATAAGGCAGACCGTCTGTCCAAGGTGCCAAAAGTTCCTCGCCGGCTACTATGAGGCAATTCTGCAGGTTAGGGTTGAGGACAGGGAGTTTACGAAAGAGGAGAGGGAAGAGATAACAAAGCTCGTTCAGGAGAAGGTTGATGAGATAATGCAGAGGGACAGGATGGGCTTCATACAGGACACCATAGAGAAGGAGGAGGGAATAGACTTCTATATGGGCTCAACGAGTGCTGCAAGAAAGCTCGCTAATGCGATAAGGGAGAAGTACGGCGGAGTTATAAGCGAGGCCTACGAACTAGTTGGTCTTGACAGGCAGACAAGTAAAGAAGTGTACAGAACCAGCGTTACCATCAGACTTCCCAAGTTTAGGAAGGGCGATGTAGTCGAGGATAGGCATGGAAGGGTGTATAGGGTGGAGAGTGTTGACGGAAAGGGCATGAGGCTCAAAAACCTCGAAACTTGGGAGAGCGACCACTTCGACTGGAAGACGGTAAAGAGGGAAAAAATTGACTTAGCGGAGCACGAGGAGAGGAAGGCACTGCTTATGGGTCAAACTCCAACCGAAGCTCAGTTCATGGACATGGAGACTTACGAGACCTTCGAGGTTAGGAAGCCCAAGGAAAAGCTTGAAGATGGTGAGGTGTATAAGATAGTGAAGGTTAAGGGCAGGTTATACATAAAGGAGAAGGAGGGTGGAGAATGA
- the metG gene encoding methionine--tRNA ligase, giving the protein MVRYMVTSALPYANGPIHAGHLAGAYLPADIFVRHLRLKGEEVVFICGTDEHGTPISFRAIKEGRSPREIVDEYHEHIKITFQRAKISFDFFGRTELPVHYKLSQEFFLKALENGHLVKKVTKQAYCEHDKMFLPDRFVIGTCPYCGAENQRGDQCEVCGRPLTPEILINPRCNICGNPITFRDSAHYYIKMKDFEEKLKKWIEEKHWKPNVKNMVLGWIEEGLEDRAITRDLDWGIPVPLDEEDMKGKVLYVWFEAPIGYISITKEYFKRIGKPDEWKKYWLNIDGQTRVIHFIGKDNIPFHAIFWPAFLMAYGKYRDEEVEAEWNLPYDIPANEYLNLEGRKFSTSRNWAIWLHEFLDVFPADYLRYYLTTIMPETRDSDFSFAEFKTRINEELVNNLGNFVHRAMTFVNRYFDGIVPERGELDELDKQAFEEIEKAFKEVGELIMEYRFKDALKRVMALASFGNKYFDHKQPWKTAKTDMKRTATTVNISLQIVKALGILIEPFLPDTGEKIWHLLNLDEVKEWKFKELPAGHWVRKPEILFKKVTDEQIIYFILKYMAKGNPEGAKLLLDKYYKRELVVKVAKEKLGEEGEVILKRLGYEEKSEKKKKEGEKVGYISFDDFAKLDLRVGKIIEVKDHPNADKLYVVKVDLGGEVRTLVAGLKKYYKPEELLNKYVVVVANLEPKKLRGIESQGMLLAADDGENVALLMPDKEVKLGAKIR; this is encoded by the coding sequence ATGGTTCGCTATATGGTCACCTCTGCCCTTCCCTATGCTAACGGACCCATACACGCAGGACACTTGGCGGGAGCTTATCTACCCGCTGATATATTTGTAAGGCACCTCAGGCTCAAAGGAGAAGAAGTCGTTTTCATCTGCGGAACCGATGAGCACGGTACTCCAATATCCTTCAGGGCAATAAAGGAGGGAAGAAGCCCCAGGGAAATCGTCGATGAATACCACGAGCATATAAAGATAACGTTCCAGAGAGCAAAGATAAGCTTCGACTTCTTCGGAAGGACGGAGTTACCAGTCCACTACAAACTGAGCCAAGAATTCTTTCTCAAAGCACTAGAGAACGGGCATCTGGTTAAGAAAGTCACGAAGCAGGCGTACTGTGAGCACGACAAGATGTTCCTGCCAGATAGATTCGTTATAGGGACGTGTCCCTACTGTGGAGCCGAAAATCAGAGGGGAGATCAGTGTGAGGTCTGCGGAAGGCCCCTCACTCCAGAGATTCTGATAAATCCGAGGTGCAACATCTGCGGGAATCCGATAACGTTCAGGGACTCAGCCCACTACTACATAAAGATGAAGGACTTTGAGGAGAAGCTCAAAAAGTGGATAGAGGAGAAGCACTGGAAGCCCAACGTTAAGAACATGGTGCTAGGATGGATCGAAGAAGGATTAGAGGACAGGGCGATTACAAGAGATCTGGACTGGGGGATTCCGGTTCCTCTAGATGAGGAAGATATGAAGGGCAAGGTTCTCTACGTGTGGTTTGAGGCTCCAATAGGGTACATTTCAATAACAAAGGAGTACTTCAAGAGAATAGGAAAGCCTGATGAATGGAAGAAGTACTGGCTTAACATTGACGGCCAGACTAGGGTTATCCACTTCATAGGCAAAGACAACATCCCATTCCACGCGATATTCTGGCCTGCATTCCTGATGGCCTACGGGAAGTACAGGGATGAGGAAGTTGAGGCGGAATGGAACCTTCCCTATGACATCCCGGCGAACGAGTACCTGAACCTAGAGGGCAGAAAGTTCTCAACGAGCAGGAACTGGGCAATCTGGCTTCACGAGTTCCTGGATGTATTCCCGGCTGATTACTTGAGGTATTATTTAACCACCATAATGCCCGAAACTAGGGATTCAGACTTCAGCTTCGCAGAGTTCAAGACTAGAATTAACGAGGAGCTCGTTAATAACCTGGGCAACTTCGTTCATAGGGCGATGACCTTCGTCAACAGGTACTTTGATGGAATCGTGCCAGAGAGGGGAGAGCTGGATGAACTAGATAAGCAGGCGTTCGAGGAGATAGAGAAGGCCTTCAAGGAAGTTGGAGAGCTCATAATGGAGTACAGATTCAAGGATGCACTGAAGAGGGTTATGGCCCTAGCATCTTTCGGCAACAAGTACTTCGACCACAAACAGCCGTGGAAGACAGCAAAAACAGATATGAAGAGAACCGCAACCACAGTAAACATATCACTCCAGATAGTTAAGGCCCTTGGCATACTGATCGAGCCGTTCCTTCCGGATACTGGAGAGAAGATATGGCACCTCCTGAACCTCGATGAAGTCAAAGAATGGAAGTTCAAGGAGCTTCCCGCAGGACACTGGGTAAGGAAGCCCGAAATACTGTTCAAGAAGGTCACAGATGAACAGATAATCTACTTCATCCTTAAGTACATGGCTAAGGGCAATCCTGAGGGGGCCAAGCTACTTCTTGATAAGTACTACAAGAGAGAGCTTGTCGTCAAGGTCGCTAAGGAGAAGCTTGGGGAGGAAGGCGAGGTAATATTAAAGAGGTTAGGATATGAGGAAAAAAGTGAGAAAAAGAAAAAGGAGGGAGAAAAAGTGGGTTACATAAGCTTTGATGACTTTGCAAAGCTCGACTTGAGGGTTGGAAAGATAATCGAGGTCAAGGATCATCCAAACGCTGACAAGCTCTACGTCGTCAAGGTCGACCTTGGTGGAGAAGTTAGAACCCTGGTTGCGGGCCTCAAGAAGTACTATAAGCCAGAGGAGTTGCTCAACAAGTATGTAGTCGTTGTGGCTAACCTGGAGCCAAAGAAGCTTAGGGGCATCGAAAGTCAGGGAATGTTACTGGCAGCAGATGACGGCGAAAACGTTGCCCTCCTCATGCCTGATAAGGAAGTAAAGCTTGGGGCCAAGATTAGGTGA
- the gltA gene encoding NADPH-dependent glutamate synthase, whose product MPRLIKERVSTPERPVEERIKDFYEVNLGYTWELALREAERCLQCPKDYAPCIKGCPVHIDIPGFIGALRKYRDDPDKAVREALRIIWNDNTLPAITGRVCPQEDQCEGVCVVGKVGDAVNIGKLERFVADYAREHGIDEELLCEFAEKCDGSKGKVAVVGAGPAGLTCAGELAKMGYKVTIYEALHKPGGVLVYGIPEFRLPKEILDYELKKLEELGVEIKTDHLIGKTLTIQELLEEYDAVFIGTGAGTPKLLDIPGILLDRIYSANEFLTRINLMKAYEFPEYDTPIAVGKKVIVIGGGNTAMDAARSALRLGAEVTIAYRRGREDMSARVEEIKHAEEEGVKFMFFVQPVEFLGENGKVKAVKFEKMKPLDEKDSRGKRKIVGTGEYITVEADTVIIAIGLEPNRIILEESGFEVNPDGTIKVDENLMTSIPGVFAGGDAIRGEATVILAMGDGKKAAKAIDEYIRKKKSN is encoded by the coding sequence TTGCCCAGGCTCATTAAGGAGAGGGTTTCTACTCCTGAGAGACCTGTTGAAGAGAGAATTAAAGACTTTTATGAAGTTAATCTTGGCTATACGTGGGAGTTGGCTTTAAGGGAGGCTGAGCGTTGCCTCCAATGTCCAAAGGATTATGCCCCCTGTATTAAGGGATGCCCAGTCCACATAGACATCCCAGGGTTTATTGGAGCCTTAAGGAAGTATAGGGACGATCCAGATAAAGCCGTCAGAGAAGCGCTGAGGATAATATGGAATGACAATACGCTTCCCGCAATTACGGGCAGGGTCTGTCCCCAGGAAGATCAGTGTGAGGGAGTTTGTGTCGTCGGAAAGGTTGGAGATGCCGTAAACATAGGAAAACTCGAAAGGTTCGTCGCAGATTACGCAAGAGAACACGGAATTGATGAGGAACTACTCTGTGAGTTCGCCGAGAAGTGCGATGGGAGCAAGGGGAAAGTTGCAGTGGTTGGAGCAGGGCCCGCTGGTTTAACGTGTGCAGGAGAGCTCGCAAAGATGGGGTATAAGGTTACGATATACGAGGCCCTTCACAAGCCCGGCGGTGTCCTTGTCTATGGAATTCCAGAGTTTAGACTACCAAAGGAAATCTTAGACTACGAGCTGAAGAAGCTTGAAGAGCTGGGAGTTGAGATAAAGACAGACCATCTAATAGGCAAAACCCTGACGATACAGGAACTCCTTGAAGAGTATGATGCCGTATTCATTGGGACTGGAGCGGGAACTCCCAAGCTCTTAGATATCCCAGGAATTTTGCTCGATAGAATATACTCTGCAAACGAATTCCTGACAAGGATAAACCTCATGAAGGCCTATGAATTCCCCGAATACGACACTCCAATAGCGGTGGGTAAGAAGGTCATAGTGATTGGAGGAGGAAACACGGCAATGGATGCGGCTAGGTCAGCGTTAAGGCTGGGAGCGGAAGTAACGATTGCCTACAGGAGGGGCAGGGAAGATATGAGTGCCAGGGTCGAGGAGATAAAGCACGCCGAGGAAGAGGGAGTAAAGTTCATGTTCTTTGTTCAGCCAGTTGAATTCCTGGGGGAGAACGGAAAAGTAAAGGCTGTAAAGTTTGAGAAGATGAAACCTTTGGATGAGAAGGACTCTAGGGGCAAGAGAAAGATCGTGGGAACTGGAGAGTACATTACGGTTGAGGCGGACACCGTGATTATCGCCATAGGTCTCGAGCCCAACAGAATAATTCTCGAAGAGTCTGGCTTTGAAGTGAATCCAGATGGGACGATAAAGGTCGATGAGAATCTAATGACCTCTATCCCAGGGGTTTTCGCTGGTGGGGATGCAATCAGGGGAGAGGCTACCGTTATCTTAGCCATGGGGGATGGAAAGAAAGCAGCGAAGGCCATAGATGAGTACATAAGGAAGAAAAAGAGTAACTGA
- a CDS encoding helix-turn-helix transcriptional regulator, translated as MKNLLAFFTFSLLLFPVSAQLVSLTVYPDGYVKVEYEITPSNYSTQVVVPILGEHYEDIVVEDENGNPLQFTVSNSSMIIYPGDAHLVGVTYYTPDLTSKKGVVWTLNVSLDSPFTVVLPKGSIIVDLSDIPLKIAGNTIEMPPGNQSISYTLPHEEAKENRWIYFLLAPVILAIVMGLHLMKGRGKSITREEFEEMLNGLDLTDEERRALLYIFNRGGRCSQAEVREAIGIPKTTAWRMFKRLERKGLVTILKGKKENWVELKLGG; from the coding sequence GTGAAAAATCTCCTCGCCTTCTTTACCTTTTCGCTCCTTCTCTTTCCGGTTAGCGCTCAGCTTGTCTCTTTAACCGTTTACCCCGATGGGTACGTTAAGGTTGAGTACGAGATAACTCCCTCTAACTATTCTACCCAAGTTGTAGTTCCAATACTTGGAGAGCACTACGAGGATATAGTTGTAGAGGATGAAAATGGAAACCCCCTCCAGTTTACCGTTTCCAATTCTTCCATGATCATTTACCCTGGGGACGCTCATTTAGTTGGGGTGACTTACTACACCCCCGACTTAACCAGCAAAAAGGGGGTTGTGTGGACTTTAAACGTCTCCCTTGATTCTCCCTTTACGGTCGTCCTTCCAAAGGGCTCAATAATAGTTGACCTAAGTGACATTCCCCTCAAGATAGCCGGAAACACAATAGAGATGCCCCCAGGGAATCAGAGCATCTCCTATACTTTGCCCCATGAGGAGGCTAAGGAGAATCGGTGGATATACTTTTTACTAGCTCCGGTAATCTTGGCAATTGTCATGGGATTGCACCTCATGAAGGGGAGGGGTAAATCTATCACGAGAGAGGAATTCGAGGAAATGCTTAATGGGCTGGATTTAACGGACGAAGAGAGGAGGGCTCTCCTCTACATTTTCAACAGGGGCGGAAGGTGCAGTCAGGCGGAAGTTAGGGAGGCCATAGGTATTCCAAAGACAACAGCATGGAGGATGTTCAAGAGGCTCGAGAGGAAGGGCCTAGTCACGATCCTCAAAGGGAAGAAGGAGAACTGGGTAGAGCTTAAGTTGGGAGGATAA